The genomic segment AACGCATGCAGGCGGTTCGGCGCGGGGCTGCGGGTGCCCTCGGGAAAAATGATCATCGTGTAACCGGCGGCCAGTTGCTGCGCGCCGGCCTCGATCAGCTGCGAAGGGTCCGCATTGCTGATGTATTCCGCCGAGCGCACGATCCCCCAGAAACAGGGGTTGCTCCAGTGCGCGTTCTTGACGACGCAACAGGCGCGCGGCGTGAGCGAGAGCAGCACCATCACATCGAGATAGGTTGGATGATTGGCGACCACGATCGACGGACCGTGGGCACGCAGAGCTTTTGCGCCCGCCACGTCGAGTTCCATCACGCCGGCGCAGCGCAACACGGCAACCAGCGCGCGGAAAAACCAGTGGATCACGCCCGCCACCGCGCGCTGGCGCGACGCACGATGCGGCCACGCCCACGCAAGCGGAAACACCAGCATCGAAAACAGCACGCCGCAGATGCCGAACACGATCAGCGCCATCGCGGTCGCGAAGAGGCGCCACAGGTAGTCAAACCGCTCGGTCATGCCAGGTCCAATGCCAGAGGGCGTCAGCACTTCGCCAGCACGCGGGCTGACGGGTGTTCAGACAGTGCAGCAATGCCTCCGCCTGAGTGGCGAAGTGCGTGTGCTGGTCGATGGGATGGGTGTCGTCCGCGTGGCGCACAGAACATTCGATGTCACCGGTCGCCCCTTCCTGATCCAGCAGGATGGCCAGCGCGCCTGCGGCGGCGTCTTCGATTGGGCCGTATGCCGGATCGGCCGGCTCATCGGCATAGACGAGCAATACCGGCGAGCCCGGTTGCGTCGTGTATTGCGCGTGCGCTTCCAGTAACGCATAGCCGAGCGTTTGCGGACCGGCCGACATGGCACTCGCTGCACAGCGATCGCCGCGAGCAATGCCGAATATGCCCGTCATCGCGTTCAGCACCGACAGGCTGAATGCCGTCGGCGATACCGGCTCGGCCGCAGTCATGCTGTGCAGAATCTCGGTGGTGCGGCGCAATTCGCCGTGACGCGAAGCGAACACGACGCGCGCGGGTTCCTGTGCGACGCAATCGTGCGCGACCTTTAACGCGGCTTTGGACAGCGTGCTCAGCCGACGCCGCACCATTGGCTCGATAAAGCCAATCGCGGGAGCGACAGATGCGGTTGCCGGCCAGCTAGACCAACGACCGACTGGAATGGTCCAGTTCAGATCGGGCATTTGGATGTGTGCGTGGAAACGGAGAGAAGCCCTGGCGGGTGACGGAATCAGCAGCCGTCACGTCGTGCGACGCGGAAGTCTTCAGGGGGCAATCCAGTGTTGTCCAGTCTTGTTATAAGGAGCTCAACGAATTAACGGCAGCTGGCTGGAATTATTTAGACCGATTTTGATTGATCGGGCCTGTTTGCTCAGCGGGCCGAATCATACTGAATATTCGAGGTTAAATCAGCCGTCTAGAGTTATCTCTTTATAAACGTGTCGTCAGCGCTACGTTTTATGCAAAACAACATAGACGCGTAAATATGCAATCTGAATCGTTTGCGCGAATGGTGGAATGAGTGGAACGTGTTCGCGATTCAGGATGACGACTGTTTGGTCCGTCGTCCGCCGGGCAAACGCTTGCCCGGCATCGCGGCGCTTCTGTTCGCGATGCCGGCCGCGAAGGCTTGCTTTGGGATTGGAGTTTGACGGGTCTTCACGCTATGTCCTTAGCGCGCTCATCGTTATCTTGATCCATAAAAAAGGCCCGGCAGAAACACCTGCCGGGCCTTTTGCCTGTTGCGCCGTAGCGCGTATTGATCAGCGGATCAGAGGCACCACTCTACTGCGCGGCATTCGCTCCCGACGCCGCGGCCGGAGCCGAAGCCGGCACCGCACCCGCCGCCGCCATTTCATTCGCCGGTGCAGGGCCACCGCCCGTACCCAACGGAATCTTCACCGTATGCACCGCGCCGTTGCCGAGCGGGAAATCGGCGAACGCACTGCGCGCCAGATACGGCATCGCCCTGACCAGTGACGACTCCGCGCCGGAATTGCGCGCGGTCACGTTATAAACCTCCTTGCCGCTGACACGCTCAGTAATGCGCACGCCCAGCAGGTGCGTGAAGATCGGATAGCTCTGATTCACGTAAGCGGTCGGAAACGGGCCCCACGGACCCCACGGGTCGAACGGCCGTCCCCAGTAAGGCGACGGCCACGGGTTGTAGTACACCGGCTCCGCAACCGTCACCATGTCCGAGCGGATGCCATAAGACAGCCCGACCAGATACCGCGCCTGATCGCTGTCGACTTCGCGGAACGAGTGCACCGCCAGTTCACCCGCAACGATGCGCTCGTACGTGCTGAGTTCGAGATTGCTCTGCTGACCCGGCGCCCGCGTGAATGCAAAGGTGCGGTTCGCGTCGCCGCTCGCCCAGTCGGAGAATGCGGTGACCTGGGTGGTCACGTATGTCGTGCAGCCGGACAGCAGCACCGTCAACGTCGCCAGCAGCAGCGTCGCGCGACGGGTCCATCGATTGATATTCATGGTCTACCTCGTAAGGCCTTGAGTTTGCTTCTGGATTGTGCGCATTGCGCCCGTCATCACCCGATTTCAACGACGCGCCGGCCTTTTTTATTCCAACCGCGCGTCGATCGTTATTCCACGCGCGCGCCGATATTACGCTGACCTGGCGAGCCGGTAAAAAGTTCGCTCCGCACGATTCCCGGAGGCTTTGTACAATGGCTCGACAAGCCCGGCTCACGTGCCCTTGCGCGCCTGACCGCTCGAGTTCCTACCCTACAGAATGCCATGGCCGATACCGCAACGCCCAATGTGATCCGCCGCGCCGATTACGCGCCGCCCGCCTTCCTGATCGACACCGTCGCCCTCGAGTTCGATCTGGTCCCCGACCGTACGGTTGTCAGGAATACGATGCGCGTGCGCCGCAATCCGGACGCATCGCGCGCGCTGCATCTGGAGCTGATGGGCGAACAGCTGGAGTTCGTCAGCGCCGAGATCGACGGCCAGCCGTTCGCGAACGCGCATGCGCACGACCACGGCCTGCTGCTCGACAACGTGCCGGATAACTTCGAACTGACGCTCACCAGCATCTGCAATCCGGCCGCGAATACCACGCTGTCCGGCCTGTATGTGTCGGGCGGCAACTTCTTTACCCAGTGCGAAGCCGAGGGCTTTCGCCGCATCACCTACTTCCTCGACCGCCCGGACGTGATGGCGACCTTCACGGTCACGCTGCGCGCGAGCAAGGCCGATTACCCGGTGCTGCTGTCGAACGGCAATCTGCTCGAAGAAGGCGAGTTGCCGGACGGCCGCCACTTCGCGCGCTGGGAAGACCCGTTCCGCAAACCGAGTTATCTGTTCGCGCTGGTCGCGGGCAAGCTGGTCGCGCTCGAAGAACGCGTGAGGAGCGGCTCGGGCAAGGAAAAGCTGTTGCAGGTGTGGGTCGAACCGCACGATCTCGACAAGACCCGTCACGCGATGGACTCGCTGATCAACTCGATCCGCTGGGACGAAGAACGTTTCGGGCTCGAACTCGATCTGGACCGCTTCATGATCGTCGCGGTGAGCGACTTCAACATGGGCGCGATGGAAAACAAGGGGCTCAACATCTTCAACACGAAGTACGTGCTGGCGAACCCCGAAACCGCGACCGACACCGACTTCGCGAACATCGAGGCGGTGGTCGGCCACGAGTATTTCCACAACTGGACCGGCAACCGCGTGACCTGCCGCGACTGGTTCCAGCTAAGCCTGAAAGAAGGCCTGACGGTGTTCCGCGACCAGGAGTTCTCGGCGGACATGGCGGGCGGCGCCACCGACGAAGCCGCCCGTGCCACCAAGCGTATCGAAGACGTGCGCGTGCTGCGCCAGATGCAGTTCGCCGAAGACGCGGGTCCGATGGCGCACCCGGTGCGTCCGGAAAGCTACGTCGAGATCAACAACTTTTACACGATGACGGTCTACGAGAAAGGCTCGGAAGTCGTGCGGATGTATCAGACGCTGTTCGGCCGCGACGGCTTCCGCAAAGGCATGGACCTGTACTTCAAGCGGCACGACGGCCAGGCAGTGACCTGCGACGATTTCCGTCACGCGCTCGCCGACGCAAACGGCCGCGATCTCGCGCAGTTCGAGCGCTGGTATAGCCAGGCCGGCACGCCGCGCGTGTCCGTGCGTACCCGTTACGACGCCGCGCAGCAGCGCTACAGTGTGACGCTGCGCCAGGGTTACGGCGACGCCGCACCGGCCGCCCGCGAAACGCAAAAGGGTCCGCTGCTGATTCCGTTCGCGATCGGCCTGATCGGCAAGGACGGTCTGGATCTGCCGCTGCAACTGGAAGGCGAAGCGAAGGCGTCGGCGGCGACCACGCGCGTGCTGGAGTTCACGCAGACCGAACAGACCTTCACGTTCGTCAACGTCGCGCAGGAACCGCTGCCGTCGCTGCTGCGCAATTTCTCGGCACCGGTGATCGTCGAGTACGACTATTCGGCCGATCAACTCGCGTTCCTGCTCGCGCATGACAGCGATCCGTTCAACCGCTGGGAAGCCGGTCAGCGCCTCGCCACGCGCGAGTTGCTGACGCTGGCCGAGCGCGCTGCTACGGGCGCCGCGCTGCAACTTGACGACTCGGTGGTGGCCGCGTTCGCGCGTGTGCTCACCGACGAATCGTTGTCGCCGTCGTTCCGCGAACTCGCGTTGATGCTGCCTTCCGAAGCGTATCTGGCCGAGCAGATGGGCGAATCGAATCCGGCCGCCGTGCACGCGGCTCGCCAGTTCGTGCGCAAACGTCTCGCCAACGCGCTCAAGAACGACTGGCTGAAGGTGTACGAACAGCACCGCACGCCGGGCGCGTACGAAGCAACGCCCGAAGCTTCCGGCCATCGCGCGCTGAAAAATCTCGCGCTCTCGTATCTTGCGGAACTGGACGATCCGGCCGAAGCTGTGCGCCTCGCGTCCGCGCAATACGACGCCGCGAACAACATGACCGACCGTGCAGCAGCGCTCTCCGCGCTGCTCAACGCGGCCGCAGCCAAGGGCGGCAGCACCGAAGCGCAGCAGGCACTGGACGATTTCTACCAGCGCTTCGAAAAGGAACCGCTCGTGATCGACAAGTGGTTCGCGTTGCAGGCCACGCAGCGCGGCAGCGCGCAGCGTCCGGTGATCGATATCGTGCGCAAGCTGATGGCGCATCCGGCGTTCAATCTGAAAAATCCCAATCGCGCACGCTCGCTGATTTTCAGCTTCTGCGCGGCGAATCCCGCGCAATTCCACGCTGAAGATGGTTCGGGGTATGCGTTCTGGGCCGATCAGGTGATTGCGCTCGATGCGATCAATCCGCAAGTGGCTGCACGACTCGCCCGCTCGCTCGAATTGTGGCGCCGCTTCACGCCGGCTTTGCGCGACGGCATGCGCGCGGCGCTGGAGAAAGTGGCCGCGCAGGTGAAATCGCGCGACGTGCGCGAAATCGTCGAGAAGGCGCTGGCGTAAAGCCTTCTACAAATAGCAGT from the Paraburkholderia fungorum genome contains:
- a CDS encoding lysophospholipid acyltransferase family protein, whose translation is MTERFDYLWRLFATAMALIVFGICGVLFSMLVFPLAWAWPHRASRQRAVAGVIHWFFRALVAVLRCAGVMELDVAGAKALRAHGPSIVVANHPTYLDVMVLLSLTPRACCVVKNAHWSNPCFWGIVRSAEYISNADPSQLIEAGAQQLAAGYTMIIFPEGTRSPAPNRLHAFSRGFAHMALKVGAPIVPVLIDCDPPVFTKQMRWYDVPARAFRMRVNVLEPLGIGQFVEHDTTPALAARSVTNAVEAHITQHLFDYGFFKTRN
- a CDS encoding DUF4136 domain-containing protein, which gives rise to MNINRWTRRATLLLATLTVLLSGCTTYVTTQVTAFSDWASGDANRTFAFTRAPGQQSNLELSTYERIVAGELAVHSFREVDSDQARYLVGLSYGIRSDMVTVAEPVYYNPWPSPYWGRPFDPWGPWGPFPTAYVNQSYPIFTHLLGVRITERVSGKEVYNVTARNSGAESSLVRAMPYLARSAFADFPLGNGAVHTVKIPLGTGGGPAPANEMAAAGAVPASAPAAASGANAAQ
- a CDS encoding beta-ketoacyl synthase chain length factor, translated to MPDLNWTIPVGRWSSWPATASVAPAIGFIEPMVRRRLSTLSKAALKVAHDCVAQEPARVVFASRHGELRRTTEILHSMTAAEPVSPTAFSLSVLNAMTGIFGIARGDRCAASAMSAGPQTLGYALLEAHAQYTTQPGSPVLLVYADEPADPAYGPIEDAAAGALAILLDQEGATGDIECSVRHADDTHPIDQHTHFATQAEALLHCLNTRQPACWRSADALWHWTWHDRAV
- the pepN gene encoding aminopeptidase N, translating into MADTATPNVIRRADYAPPAFLIDTVALEFDLVPDRTVVRNTMRVRRNPDASRALHLELMGEQLEFVSAEIDGQPFANAHAHDHGLLLDNVPDNFELTLTSICNPAANTTLSGLYVSGGNFFTQCEAEGFRRITYFLDRPDVMATFTVTLRASKADYPVLLSNGNLLEEGELPDGRHFARWEDPFRKPSYLFALVAGKLVALEERVRSGSGKEKLLQVWVEPHDLDKTRHAMDSLINSIRWDEERFGLELDLDRFMIVAVSDFNMGAMENKGLNIFNTKYVLANPETATDTDFANIEAVVGHEYFHNWTGNRVTCRDWFQLSLKEGLTVFRDQEFSADMAGGATDEAARATKRIEDVRVLRQMQFAEDAGPMAHPVRPESYVEINNFYTMTVYEKGSEVVRMYQTLFGRDGFRKGMDLYFKRHDGQAVTCDDFRHALADANGRDLAQFERWYSQAGTPRVSVRTRYDAAQQRYSVTLRQGYGDAAPAARETQKGPLLIPFAIGLIGKDGLDLPLQLEGEAKASAATTRVLEFTQTEQTFTFVNVAQEPLPSLLRNFSAPVIVEYDYSADQLAFLLAHDSDPFNRWEAGQRLATRELLTLAERAATGAALQLDDSVVAAFARVLTDESLSPSFRELALMLPSEAYLAEQMGESNPAAVHAARQFVRKRLANALKNDWLKVYEQHRTPGAYEATPEASGHRALKNLALSYLAELDDPAEAVRLASAQYDAANNMTDRAAALSALLNAAAAKGGSTEAQQALDDFYQRFEKEPLVIDKWFALQATQRGSAQRPVIDIVRKLMAHPAFNLKNPNRARSLIFSFCAANPAQFHAEDGSGYAFWADQVIALDAINPQVAARLARSLELWRRFTPALRDGMRAALEKVAAQVKSRDVREIVEKALA